The genomic segment TAGTAATTACCGCTTTTGTCCGTCATTGTTTTATTAACCGGCAGATATTTTGAAATATTTTGCGTATTGTATGTCTCATCATAACAGGCAATCTTTGCATTTGCAAGTGTTTTGGCAAAAGGTATTTTCTGGGAGTAAACAGTACCGGCAATTGCAGCATCTGCTGTTGTCAGTTGAAAATTTTCGGCAGTAATACTGTTACCTATGCTAATTTTGTCCCCTGCCAAAGCACAACCGTTTCCCGATACCTGAATCCTAAATATACCCTTAGGAAGCCCGGTAATTGAATATTCACCGCTAGAATTACAAACTGTATATTTTTGAACTGACTTGTGATTTGCAACAACCTCGGCACCTTCAAGCGGTACACCCGTAGTTGATGTAACCACACCGGATATCGTGAGACCGTTACCGGATAAAGCATCAAAATCCAAATCAAGTGTGGTTGTTGCCGTTGAATAAACCACAATATCCTTCATAAACGGCGGATAATTTGGCGTTTCCGCTACCATTATATACTTTCCAGGCGGCAGCATATCTACATAATAATATGGCGGCGAATCTTTAAGCGTTTTTTGTTTGTTTATTTCATTGGGATTCATAAAAAACACTTCCCATGGTATCAGACTTTCCTTATCATTTTTAGGCCTTGCACCGGAAAACCCACGCCAGGTACCGTTTATATCGTAAAGCATAACAGTCGGTATGTTTTTTAACATTGCATCTTGACCTTCTTTTTTGCCTTTTTCATAATCAGCGGATGTCCATATATTGTTTCCTGTAATTTTTCCTGTAATTTTTCCTTTTCCGGTAACCGCACCTTCGAAAGGAATATATGTAGTAACATTCGGCTGTAGCGGGTCATATTTAATTTCAGTGTTTTTTGCCTGGGAAATTACGGTTATTGTCTGGTGCTCGGTACGCATAGGACCGTTAGTATAAATTTTATCATCTGCACCACCGAACATCTCAAATTTTATAAGATACAGGCTGTATCTTCCGGGAGCGGCAATGGTCGGCTGCCAACCAATTGATTTTATTTGTCCCCCCGATCCTCCTTGCGTGTAAGTTGAAAGCGAATATTCAAAACTCATCGGGGTATTGGAATCACTGTCCATAAGAGTATCTATTTGATGACCATTTAAAACATCATCGGAATTAAAACCTACAATATAATAATATCCGGTTGTCCCCGCAGGAAGAGACGGCATCGGCGACGGTGCTTGTGCTTCGCATTTCACTCCGTTTGTAAGCGGTATTTCAACATATGTTTCTTTTCCCGGTGAAACCATTACATCACTTATTGTGATAGTTCTTGGCCAGGTATACCCGTTACCACTACCATATATTGAGACATTATAAAGTCCGGGAACAAGACCCGTTATTTCAAAAATACCTGAATCAGGAACATTAATATCACCATTACTTATTCGTGAATTTGCTCTTATACTAATTTCTCTGCCGTTATTGTTATCATGAACCGGCTTAAAAATCGTGCCATCAGGTAACCGAACTACGCCTTTAATTTTTCCTGCAGAAGCCATTGCAAAATCAAAAACCACTTCGCCGGAGACAACATTTGAAAAATCAACCTGTGTATCAAACCTATTGACGATTCCCCAGTATTCTGCTTTTACATCAACCCAGTATTGTGCTCCGGAAGAAACTGGTATCTCGTAATCTCTTGTCTCACCTTTAGCAATAACTCCTGAAATTGTTCTGAATATTGACTTGGATTTGTGGGTAGACCAATCACCTTGAAATTCTTCTCTTGCCATTATTACAATAGGATTTTCAGCTGGAATGTTTGCTGCTTCAAGAAATTTTATTGTTCCTTTGATTTTACAAGTCGCAGTGCCTTCTGTTTTAATATCTATAACAACAGGGTTTGGACTTGAATGCACCGGATCTGAACTCCCATCAGCAGAATACACAATCCATTCCGCAGGCAATTTATCATTTGCCACGACTTCTGTGGAAATACTAACACGAACATCGTCATTTAAACGAAGACCGGTATTGGGATCCATATTTTTATCATTCCAGTCACCTTTATAATTATAAATGAAATTTATTCCTATGAGGTCTGACCATACACTTAAGGTAACATTACCGACCGACAAACCGGTTATGTCAAATTTTCCATCAGCTCCGGTTCTTATGCGGCCATTGGAAGGCGAAGCTTTCCCCCATTCAATTCCGGAAGAACTGTACATATCATATCCTTGCCACCTGTCACCGTCACCCCATATTTGAATATTAGCGAAAGGAAGCGGAACACCTCCGACTTTAACTTCACCTTTGAGCCGTCCGTTAACCGTACGAAGAATATATTGGTTATGAGGAATTGGCATTAATGCGTAGCAGTACTCAGTAGTATAAGTAGTTGGAATAGGATTAGAAGGAACCACAATTTTATTTTTACCATCATATGTATAACCATTAATTCTATCATTACCATTAGTCATGCTAACACCACGCGGACCATCATTGACACCTTCATATCCCAGTCCATTTATATTAATGTTATAATTAGTGTCAGCTGGAACATTATAAAATGTAAACCTACCGTTCGAATCAGTCATAGTAAAAGTTTGCCATTTCGGCTGAAAAGAGTTTTGCTGTTGGGAGTACAACTGAACATTCATATCGGCAATACCGGCACCGTTGGTAGTTACAACAACTCCTTCGAAAGCAAGATCACCTTCCGGCGCAACACCAGTATCCTGTGTCTGCGCCGCCATTGCATCGCGTGCCGCAAAATCAAAGTATATGGGAGTCGCTGGATTCACAGGTGGATAAGCATCTGCTATTACCGGTAATGCCAGCGGTTTATTTAATGCTTTATTGTCCTTGGGAGAAAATATATTAATTACATATGTGTTTTCCGGTGCAGCGGGAATATTTGGAACGAAAATATATCCTGTGGAAGCAGGGTCCAATCTCTGAATTGGGTTCATATTTCCATCAACAGCAAAAGGTATATCCGAAAGAAAAGCAACTTGCTCATTGGTAATTACATTCCTGATATCACCCATCATTGCAACACCTGTAGAGATGTTTACTACACCTATCCTTATTCTTCCGACATTAGTCAAATCCTCATTTAAAAACAGAGAAAGCGTCTTATCAATTGGCGTATTTACCTGAAGTGCTTTCCTCTCCATTACCTGGTCCCTGACAGTAGGTCCCTTTCCATGCCGTGTGGCGAAAACTGTATATTGGGTATTGGGCAATATATTAAGAACTACTCTGCCTTGCGCATCCGTAATTCCACTTGCAGTAACATCCTGGGGATTGCCCATAGTGTCAAAAGTCATAGCTGATACTCCGGCACCCTGTACGCCTGTTTCAATAGTTAGCTGAATAGCAGAAAGACCGCTGATTACCGCTGAAAAAAACAATGCGCTAATTACCGCTGATAATTTATTTTTCATAATATACCTCCAAAATCGCTGATTAAGACAGATTTATTATTAATTCAACGCTGATTGCCGCTGATTTTCATCTGCGGTCATCTACGCATTTCTATCTACGAATATCTGCATTTCTAATATTCCCAGTTTAGTCCTGCAAAATAATTTTCTGTATTGTAATTATATCTATAATTAGCTTCGTATTTATTGTTTGAAGATGAGTCCCTGTAGTTACCTGCCACTTTTACTGAAAGTGCTTTATATACAGGAACAATCAGTGAAATCCCTGTTGAGTTTGTTGTTTGAGTAATTTTTGATGTTTTGTAATTACCTTCTACATCCTGAGCCGGCCGTTCATTATACTTTCTATATGCAATATCCCACCAAAAATTTAACTTTGCATCTTTTACAAGTGAAAATGTTAAAGACGGAGTAATATTATTTTGAAAAAAATCATAGTAATTTGGATTGTATTGAGTCCTGTTAGCATCATATGAATTCTGCTTAGAATTGTAGTACTGAACTGAATCATATAGTCCTATTGAAACACTCTTTAATTTCTGAGAAATACCGAATGTAATCAAATGTACTAAATCACTTCTTTTTGTAGAAGAAAAACTTCCACTTTTCTCGACAATTGTCTGGTCTTTAAATATTTTGTAAGCGACATCATACGTTATTTTACCTGTAAGTGTTTCTGAAAACATGTGAAGCGTCTCAATAAACAACTCGTGTGTTGAATAATCTAAAACATCTTTCCCGGCATTAGCTGAAACCTCAGTATACGTTGCAGTGTCTATTGAAGTCTGATATGTTGTAATAAGCGATGCGTAGTTCGGATAAGCCATAATGTAGAAGTCGTAACCGGTCCTCAAATTCCAACTCTCATATTTTTTTTCAACTTCTAATCCGCCTATTATCCTATTATAGTCAAAAAGACCTTTGTTGAACTTCTCGTCTTTTGTTTCTTTTAGATATTCTATCTTATAACCGGCTTTTACTTTACCCTTTAAAGTATCAGAAAACTTGTGAGTAAGTTTTAAGGTAAGTGAATTGTCCAATAATGCTCTTGTAAGAGTTCCACCGCCTACCAATTCCCTAACATCTTTTGTGCCGGAATAAAGTCCCTGGTAAATAGGAAGAAGTGCAGTCTTTTCAGAAAAATTTATAACCGGCGAAAAGAAAATATCGGCATTGCCGGCAAAAGAATCTGATTCACCTTCCAGAAAATATTGTCCGCCAAGAAGTGAAACATTGGCAACGGGAGTGACCTTGACTTCAGGAAGTAGGAAGTAGGAAGTAGGAAGTAAGATGAAAAATAACAAAAATGAAAAACGGTATTTAGACATGAAAAACCTCCAAAAGTTTGTTCTAACTTTCTTATGAACCATAGAACTTGAGAACATATGAACGCCTTTCTATTCTATTTTTGGTGACTGACTTAAAGAACTTGGTAATGATAATATACCGGAATCAGACAAAAGTTTTGATGAGAATATTAAATCGATTTTCTGGTCATATTTTGCAGAAAAGAGCGACGATGTATAAACATTTTCAAAATTAAGTGTTAAAATTTTTTCTTTTATTTTATCGGCTGAAATATTGGCTGTATCTACTATGTCTGTAAATGTCTGAACCTTTCCATTATCATCTATAATGTAGTTATGCTTCTCAATCCAAGTACCATCACCATATACATCCCTATATGCAAAATGAAATGCCGTATTACCATCGGGCATCATCTTAAACGTTGAAACAGCAGGGTCGGTATGACTCTCATATGCAGTGCCAGGCAAAAACGTGAATTCGTCTGCTTGAGATTTATTGTCTCCATTATCCACAAATTGCCACATTAGCTTACCTTTCCCTGAATTCTCCGTAGAATCGGCATTGCCTATATAAAATTTATAATTCGGAAGAAACAGGTTCCATTCAGTCGCTGATAGCGAATCATCCGGAATCATTTTACCACCCGATGCTTCTTCCAATATTTTATCATATGTATTTGACATTACAGAATCAAGATTTGTAATATACCATTCCGGTGCAGTTGAACCCTCGCTATGGAACATATTCTTTGTTACATCATTTAAATTTGCCGGTAACTCCTTATTAAAGGTAAAAAGAATTTTACCAAAATCAAAACGATTTTCTCTCTCGTTTAGAACAACATACTTGAACTGATTCTTATTTTCTGCCGGGCGATAAACATATTCCTCAAGACGAACCCGGTTACCGGAAACATCAACTAACGCCTTGCCATTTTGATATTCCGCTAATTTTATTTCTTCGGCGGCTCGCCCCATAACCGATTCACGGGATATTTCCATAAATATTTCCCGCTGTGCTTCCGATTTTATATCATCTTTCTGCTCTTCCGATTTCTCACCTGTTTTCCCGTTATCCATTTTTTCAGGCTCTTTTGGTGCTTCACCTTTTTGTATCGTTGTAAATTCACCGGGGTTTACAAAAACCTCACTGCCGGTTGTTTCTTCTTTTACAGCAACAACACCCTCATAGACTTCAAGCCGTGTTTTCGAATCATCCGCAACGTCAACAGCAAAATCAGTTCCTCTTACAGCGCAAATAGCAGTCGGTGTTTTTACTTCAAATTTCTGCCTTACTTGAAGTTTTTTAACCAGTGCCCGAATCTTACCGACTAACACGACAAACACTGACGTATTATCGGTGATTTCCAGAAGCTTTCCCTGTGTTTTTTCTGAAATAGAAACCTTATGACCATTAATTAAAACCACAGCTGATGATTTAGTCGATGTCTTTACTATATCATTGGGATTGAGTTGTTGCCCGGGAACTGCAGAAACACCGTTAATGGTTACACCGCCGTTTACAGTATTAATTTTAGCAGAAGCAAAACTTAAAGATGATAAAGAAAACACACACAGTGCACATAAAAATATTTTTTTCATAAAACACCTCCACAAACATAGTTAATAGTTGATAGTTCATAGTTATTTTAATTTTAACATTATGATGTCAGACAGGAATTTTTAAAGTAAAATAATCATAAAACATCTATAAAATATATAACACAATTGAAATATATTGTCAAGCAGTTTTTTATCGCGAGAACCATTAAAACAATATGTCCTTATATTTTATCGTCAATAAAATTTTTTTTGGATATTATTTTGTGATTTTTTACACAATAAGCGGTTTACACGCTTTTGGCTATTTTTTCAGTTCTTTTATTTCAGTTGGAACAAGTTTTGAAAAATCAGCAATCTGTATAAATTGATTATAAATAGCAGAAAGAAGCAATAACCGGTTATTTTTAACTTCTTCGTCTTTATCCATAATAAGAATCTTTTCAAAAAAACTATCCACCGGTTTTCTTAATGAAACTAGATATTGAAGTACGGTTTTATAATCATTTATTCCAATTGCTTTATCAATTTCCGATTTAATATCTAAAAATACTTTATAAAGTGTTTTTTCTTCATTTTCTTTTAGCAACTCTTCTCTGACCTCTGATTTTTCATATCCTTTTTCTGATATTCTCGCTTGTTTCAGTATATTCCCTATCCGCTTAAATGAAGTGGCAATGGGTTCAAAATCAGGGAGAGTCCTTATTGAATGAACAGCAACAACACGGTTATATGAATCGTAAATATCATCAAATTTAACTGATAAAACAGCATCTATTTCATCATTTTTAATATCTTTATTAGAAAAATATGTTGAAAGTCTTTGTTTTAAAAAATCCTTAACTTGTAATATAATTTTTTCATTATTTTCAAACTTCAAAGGTTTATCATCTATTAACATATTTTCAATTGCCTGACTGGTTATTTCACTTAATGAAAAAGATAACTCTTTTTCAATTGCAATTCTTATAATGCCGACTGCTGTCCGCCTTAAACCATGCGGGTCAGCAGAACCTGTAGGAATTATTCCTATTGCAATATTACTTACAAGAGTGTCAATTTTATCAGCGACAGAAACAATTGATGCCTCACTCGAAACAGGTATTTTCCCGTCATATAGTATCGGCCACCAGTGTTGTTCAATTCCTTCAGCAACAAGTTCATCTTCCTTGTCCTGAATTGCACAAATTGACCCAAAAATACCCTGAAGTTCCGGAAATTCCGATACTGTTTCTGTAGCTAAATCTGCCTTGCATAAAAGGCAAAGGCGTTCAAGTGTTGATGTGTTAACATGTTGATGTGTTGAGGTGTTATTATTTAACCACATTGATAATTTTTTAATGCGCTGGGTTTTATCGTAAATTGTGCCTAATTTTTCCTGAAAAATAATTCCTTTTAACTTTTCAACTTTTTCTTCTAATTTTGTCTTTGTATCATTTTTGAAATAGAACTCAGCATCTTCAAGACGGGCAGTGACCACCTTTTCATAACCCTCACGAATTGTTTCAACGTTTGTTGAAATACCGTCTTTAACTCCTATAAAAAATGAAATAATGTTTTTTGTTTTGTTATTATCAACAACAACAAAATTCTTTTGTCTTTTTAAGGTATTAGCTATTATTTCTTTTGGCAATTTTAAAAACTGCTCATCGAATTTACAAAGAATAGCAGATGGGAATTCAATGAGATTGTTAACTGTTCCTAAAATTTCATTACTTTCCAAAATTTCACCTTTGTTTTTTACTTGCGAAAATACCGCTTTTTTAAGCATCTCTAACCGCAAATTCTGTTCTACTATAACGCTTTTGTTCCTTAAAATATCAACATACTTTTTAGGTTCAGTGATTTTTACTTTTTTATAGTAACGGATATATGTAATATTAGATGATTTTACATCTGCTATCTGGAATTTTATTACCTTTTTTCCATAAAGAGCCAAAACCCATCTAACAGGACGAACAAACCTGAACCCGGATGATTCCCACTTCATTGTTTTAGGAAAAGTTAAAGAAGAAATTATTTTTTTTAAAATTGCAGGAAGGACTTCCTCGGTTTTTAACGCTAACTCATTTTTTATTGCACAAACCTTACCATTTTTCACTACCAGATTTGATACTTCAACACCGTATTTTTTCGCAAATCCTATTGCTGCAGGAGTAGGTTTACCTTCAGAAAATGCTGCGCTTTCAGAAGGTCCGGAAATTTCAGTTTTCAATATCTTCTGCTGTTCTGAAATATCTTCAACATATAAAACCAAACGACGCAACGTTGCACAGACATTTATTTCCCTGAACTCCAACCGTGCAGTTTTTAATTCCTGTTCTGAAACTGCTTTTATCTGTTCAATAGCAGCCGGTAAATACCCTGCCGGTATTTCTTCACAACCAATTTCCAATAGAATATCCCTGCTCATTTATCTAACTCTTCCCAGTTTGGTTTTTCGACATCAGTATTATTATCAATATACTTGCGGATTTCATCCAATACTTTTTCATTACGAATAATGTGTTCATAATAGTTCAATTGCCAGAACCTTTTTCCGACAAAATTATTTTTCTTTATCTCTAATGTTGTCTTTGATTTGAAATCCTGAATGTAGCGGCAAAGCGATAGCTTTGCTTCTTCTAAAACTAAAATAAAATGTAAATGATTAGGTGTTATTTTAAAATAATCTAATTTTACATTTTCATGATTTTCTAAATTTTTCAGGTGTTTCTCAATTATCTCTCTATATTCAGAGCAGAGCTTCGCTCTGCAGCTACAACATATAGTGACAAAATAATATCCATTTATTGAATAATCATAATCTTTTAACCTGATGTGTTTCCTAAATATCACTTTTGGTTTTCCAGATACTTTTTTGCAACCCCTACTGCTAAATTTCTTACTCTTGTAATATAGGAAACTCTCTGACTTACTGAAATTGCACGACGGGCATCCAGCAAATTAAACGTATGGGATGTCTTCAAAACAAAATCATATGCAGGAAGAACCAGTCCCCTGTCAAGCAAATGTCTGCATTCCTTCTCATATTTATCAAAAAGTTCTCTTAAAAGTTCCACATCAGCTTCTTCAAAATTATATTTTGAAAATTGTTTTTCATCTTCAAGATGAATTTCACCATATTTTAATTCATCATTCCATAAAATATCATAAACCGACTTTTTTTTCTGAATATACATAGACAGCCGTTCAAGCCCGTATGTAATTTCTACGGTAATAGGATTTAATTCTATCCCTGCCATTTGCTGAAAATATGTAAACTGAGTTATTTCCATCCCGTCACACCATACTTCCCAGCCAAGACCGGAAGCACCGAGCGTTGGACTTTCCCAGTCGTCTTCAACAAATCTAATATCATGTTTTTCAGGATTTAGTTCTATCGCCTTTAAAGAAGAAAGGTATAATCTTTGTATATTTTTAGGAGCAGGTTTAATAACAACTTGATACTGGTAATACCGTTGAAGACGATTAGGATTTTCGCCATATCTCCCGTCAGCAGGTCTTCGGCATGGCTCCACATATGCAGCTGCCCATGGTTTCTCTCCAAGACATCTTAAAAAAGTAGCAGGATTGAATGTACCGGCACCTTTTTCCATGTCATAGGGTTGAGTTATTATGCAGCCTTGCTTTGACCAAAATTTTTCCAACCGGAAAATAATTTCCTGAAAGTTCATAAAAATAGTGCGATAGTCCTTTAGTGCGATGGTGCGATGGAGCGAATCATTCCACTAACTAACTTTCCAACAATATCTATTTGCTTAATTATTGAATCGACCTCAATCTGAATAACCATATTTAAATCCAAAGTAGCATAAAAATGACTTTTTAATTCTGCCAGTGAACTTCTTGATATCGTATAAAATTGTTTTCTATCTTTATATCCATAACGGGCAAAACCTTCAGCAATATTTGCCATTACCGATATAGATGCTCTCCGGATTTGCCTTACCAAATCCTTGTCTCTACCAATAAATTTATTTGCATTTTCATAAATAATTTTATTTAATTTTCTATCTTCTTGCCAAGCAATCAAATCCTCAAACTTTTTTATTCTCATTCTCTATCTATCCCGCTATCGCACTATCCCACCATCCCACTATCCCACCACCATCCTGCTATCTCGCTGTTTTTAACGGATATGCCAAATGTTCCTGCAAAATGTTTTCTAAAGGTACGTCCTCTTTTATTCCAAAACCCGTAAGATGCAAAAGCTTTTCGACAAAATCATCTTTCTTATTTGAGGTATCTTTATTATTAAAAGCACTCTTACTGATTATAGAAAGACTTTCTTTTAATAAAAGAAACTTTTCGGTATTAGGTTGTCTAGCCGGCGTTAATGCATCCATAACCTCACAAATGTATGACGCTTCGTAAAATTTTTTTATATTATATCTTATTAAAGAATTAGAATCTACAATAACACCACCGACAATTTTACCAAAATCAGCAGTTTCTCTTAAAAAAACACGAAATTCACAAACCACAAAAAGCTCAGTCAGGGAAGTAAGTTTTGCTTTTGACTTTCTTACACTTTTTGCAACTACTTTTATTTTACCGAAATCACTCGTGTATAGCGTCAAAACACGGTCGTAATCTCTAAAATCATTCTTTTTTATTACAATTCCTACAGTATTATGAATCATAAAATCACCAAGTTAGGCACACCAAGGATCTACGACAACTACAAACCTATAATTAAATTGTAGTTTCACGCCCTCGGCGTGATAACATTCAAATTCCTATACTTACCTCATTTTACTCATTTCTTCTCTTCTAAACAACTCAGTTATATCAAACTCATCTAAAATTTCGCCAAAAACCTCTTCAACAATATCTTCAATGGTAATTAAGCCTACAATTTTACTCTGGCTATTTTTTACTATTGCAAGATGTGACTCGCCTTTTTTGAACTGTCTCATAAGTTCATTAACTTTTCTTTCTTCTTCAATAAACATAATAGGTCTCAGCAAATCATCAATTGTAAACACCGTACCGCTTCGCCACATATCCATAAGATCCCACGCATAAATTACACCTATTATATTATCGGCGTTTCCCTGATAAATTGGAACACGTGAATGACCGCTTTCGACAACTAAATCAATAAATGTTTCCTTGTCCAAGTCTATATTTACAATAGTCATCTTTTCACGCGGGGTCATTATTGATTTAGCAGTAATCTGAGAAAAATTCAAAACGGAATGCATCATCTGTTTGGTTTCAATCCCGAAAACACCCATTTCATGACCGACACTTATAGTTGTTTTAATATCATCGTAAGTTAAAATAGGAATTTCTTTTTTACCGGATTTACCTGTTACCAAACTTGCGAACCACATAAATAGTTTAGATACCGGGGAAATAAACTTATCAAAGCGATATAGCGAATTTATAAAGAAAAGTGTGATTTTTTCCGAGTTGCGCACTCCTAAAACTTTTGGGACTATCTCACCAAGAACTAAAAAAACCGCCCAAACGATAATTGCAGTCACTGCAACCAGAAATGCTTCACTTATATGATATTTTCTGCTTATCGCTGTTGCAAGTGATGTGGCAACTGCAGTCCCTATAATTGTTACCGCGTCATTTCCTAAAAGAAGGGTAGTTAGATATTTATTCGGATTTTCAAGCCATACCTTAAAACCATTTGCTTTTTTTGGATATTCCACAAGATATTTTTTTATTTTTACTCTTGATAGTGTTACGAGAGCTGCTTCTAACATAGAAAAAAAAGCAGCTATCAAAAAAAGTACAACCATTAATAATATTTCAGCTAACGCAAACATTTAAGAATATTCTCCTGTTTTTTCCACATACGTTTTTTTGTTTTTTCAGAATAATCGGTAAAATCCAGAGAATGCAAAATACCATGGATAATTAACCGCATAATTTCAGTAGAAAATCTCTCTTTGTAAAATATTGAATTACTCTTTGCTGTTTCAACAGATATAAAAACATCTGCGGTCTTTTGAGAGTACTTGAACGACAAAACATCTGTCGGGTAATCTGTTTTATGATATTTTTTATTAAGTTCCCTTATATTTTTATCATCCAGAAAAATTATATTATATACGGCATTTCCTGATAATTGTAACTTTTTTATAATCTGTGGTAAACTATCACTAATCTTCCGGATATCCAATTTAATTTTATTTTGCCTATCAAAAACTTTTATCGACATTTATTTCTCAGCACCCCAAGAATTCACACTGGTATTTTCTGCGTTAATCAGCGTTAATATCCGCGTTTATCCGCTTCTACTTCTTCTCTACTTCTTCAGGATATTTTATTCTCGAGTGATAGATTCCCATAAGAACACTAACAAATTTTTCAGCAATTTTATGTAAATCAGCAAGTTTAAGTTCTGTTTCGTCAAACTGACCGTCTGTAAATTTATTGTTTATTATTTTATAAACCATTTCCTGCAAATGGGAAAAACTCGGTTCTTCTAATGTACGAGATGCTGCTTCAACGGAATCCGCAAGCATTATTATTGCCGACTCTTTTGTTCTTGGACGGGGTCCGGAATATCTATACACTGATTTTTCGGCGTCTGCTGTCCCATTTTGAAGCGCTTTCATGTAGAAATAATAAACTAAAGAGGTCCCGTGGTGCTGCTGAATAATATCAACGACAACTTTATCAATACCATATTCATTTGCTAACCTGACACCTTCTTTTACATGTGATATAACTATAAAAGATGACATCCGTGATTGTAAATCCTCATGTTTTGATATAACAGCTGACTGGTTTTCTATAAAATACTCCGGAGTTGCAATCTTCCCGATATCGTGGTAATAGGCACCTACCCTGCAAAGAAGCGGATTAGCATCAACGACAGCAGCTGCAGTTTCTGCAAGTGATGCTACCATAAGTGAATGATGATAACTTCCCGGCGCCTCAAGCATTAACCGCTTCAGAAGCGGTTGATTAAAATCTCCGAGTTCAAGAAGCCGTATTGAGGTCGTCTTATAAAAAAATCTC from the Elusimicrobiota bacterium genome contains:
- a CDS encoding carboxypeptidase regulatory-like domain-containing protein, which codes for MKNKLSAVISALFFSAVISGLSAIQLTIETGVQGAGVSAMTFDTMGNPQDVTASGITDAQGRVVLNILPNTQYTVFATRHGKGPTVRDQVMERKALQVNTPIDKTLSLFLNEDLTNVGRIRIGVVNISTGVAMMGDIRNVITNEQVAFLSDIPFAVDGNMNPIQRLDPASTGYIFVPNIPAAPENTYVINIFSPKDNKALNKPLALPVIADAYPPVNPATPIYFDFAARDAMAAQTQDTGVAPEGDLAFEGVVVTTNGAGIADMNVQLYSQQQNSFQPKWQTFTMTDSNGRFTFYNVPADTNYNININGLGYEGVNDGPRGVSMTNGNDRINGYTYDGKNKIVVPSNPIPTTYTTEYCYALMPIPHNQYILRTVNGRLKGEVKVGGVPLPFANIQIWGDGDRWQGYDMYSSSGIEWGKASPSNGRIRTGADGKFDITGLSVGNVTLSVWSDLIGINFIYNYKGDWNDKNMDPNTGLRLNDDVRVSISTEVVANDKLPAEWIVYSADGSSDPVHSSPNPVVIDIKTEGTATCKIKGTIKFLEAANIPAENPIVIMAREEFQGDWSTHKSKSIFRTISGVIAKGETRDYEIPVSSGAQYWVDVKAEYWGIVNRFDTQVDFSNVVSGEVVFDFAMASAGKIKGVVRLPDGTIFKPVHDNNNGREISIRANSRISNGDINVPDSGIFEITGLVPGLYNVSIYGSGNGYTWPRTITISDVMVSPGKETYVEIPLTNGVKCEAQAPSPMPSLPAGTTGYYYIVGFNSDDVLNGHQIDTLMDSDSNTPMSFEYSLSTYTQGGSGGQIKSIGWQPTIAAPGRYSLYLIKFEMFGGADDKIYTNGPMRTEHQTITVISQAKNTEIKYDPLQPNVTTYIPFEGAVTGKGKITGKITGNNIWTSADYEKGKKEGQDAMLKNIPTVMLYDINGTWRGFSGARPKNDKESLIPWEVFFMNPNEINKQKTLKDSPPYYYVDMLPPGKYIMVAETPNYPPFMKDIVVYSTATTTLDLDFDALSGNGLTISGVVTSTTGVPLEGAEVVANHKSVQKYTVCNSSGEYSITGLPKGIFRIQVSGNGCALAGDKISIGNSITAENFQLTTADAAIAGTVYSQKIPFAKTLANAKIACYDETYNTQNISKYLPVNKTMTDKSGNYYISGLISGHIYKVYVMSSGKIVEYVEVTPVVGDNVQDFELKSLPPKLKIIVKKTDNPRKYLFLFTSPKKLVAAPVCWYNSGDSYDESKAIQALPLSGPNNTYSLYVNLLETNINHNYNLRVISDDGSGKNNTDDIKFGGNVKRQTKKDVAEGIAEGDSVAIDELGDDNTQIELDAGCLTASSVTVSASPAMGAPAFVIGGFSSNIPSFKLQGTDNSIASQLLSVDAAAVASDVYQVDLANSQMNKSVTLSLNYDKEKVTETDLDKLKIYQYNPDKRLWELVPGVKTIDPISGTVSLDVESIADASKSTSTVRLAGHSIIQNGRFVVNRAASSSQSGVFAVFKSQPSTNVNWTEGFQMFNFPNPFNLTEKIVTLTDGGALGTNLTTKGTIIKYCLPPSLGASVNIKFYIYNLAGELVREIDDGIRDGGYIYYVDWDGRNDRNDKCASGVYFLIAKNGNKSLNKHKPLKLAIIK
- a CDS encoding FecR family protein, yielding MKKIFLCALCVFSLSSLSFASAKINTVNGGVTINGVSAVPGQQLNPNDIVKTSTKSSAVVLINGHKVSISEKTQGKLLEITDNTSVFVVLVGKIRALVKKLQVRQKFEVKTPTAICAVRGTDFAVDVADDSKTRLEVYEGVVAVKEETTGSEVFVNPGEFTTIQKGEAPKEPEKMDNGKTGEKSEEQKDDIKSEAQREIFMEISRESVMGRAAEEIKLAEYQNGKALVDVSGNRVRLEEYVYRPAENKNQFKYVVLNERENRFDFGKILFTFNKELPANLNDVTKNMFHSEGSTAPEWYITNLDSVMSNTYDKILEEASGGKMIPDDSLSATEWNLFLPNYKFYIGNADSTENSGKGKLMWQFVDNGDNKSQADEFTFLPGTAYESHTDPAVSTFKMMPDGNTAFHFAYRDVYGDGTWIEKHNYIIDDNGKVQTFTDIVDTANISADKIKEKILTLNFENVYTSSLFSAKYDQKIDLIFSSKLLSDSGILSLPSSLSQSPKIE